Proteins encoded by one window of Pseudonocardia alni:
- the rpe gene encoding ribulose-phosphate 3-epimerase, producing the protein MFAPSILSADFARLAEEADAVRGVDGRGADWLHVDVMDAHFVPNLTLGLPVVSSLLAATDLPLDCHLMIEDPDRWATGYAEAGAHNVTVHAEAAADPVALARDLRAAGARAGLAIRPSTPLDPWLEVLRHFDTLLVMSVEPGFGGQAFDPDVLDTVRRARTLVDTGHLDLVVEIDGGINADTIEQAAEAGVDCFVAGSAVYSAADPARALEGLRRQVDAVRDRRR; encoded by the coding sequence CTGTTCGCCCCGTCCATCCTCTCCGCCGATTTCGCCCGTCTCGCCGAGGAGGCGGACGCGGTGCGCGGTGTCGACGGCCGGGGCGCCGACTGGCTGCACGTGGACGTCATGGACGCCCATTTCGTGCCGAACCTGACCCTGGGCCTACCGGTCGTCTCCTCGCTGCTCGCCGCGACCGACCTGCCGCTGGACTGCCACCTGATGATCGAGGACCCGGACCGCTGGGCGACGGGCTACGCCGAGGCGGGTGCCCACAACGTCACGGTGCACGCCGAGGCCGCCGCCGATCCCGTGGCCCTGGCACGGGACCTGCGCGCGGCAGGCGCCCGCGCGGGGCTCGCGATCCGGCCCAGCACCCCCCTGGATCCCTGGCTCGAGGTGCTCCGGCACTTCGACACCCTGCTGGTGATGTCGGTGGAGCCCGGGTTCGGCGGTCAGGCCTTCGACCCGGATGTCCTCGACACGGTCCGCCGGGCCCGCACACTGGTCGACACCGGACACCTGGACCTGGTCGTCGAGATCGACGGTGGCATCAACGCCGACACGATCGAGCAGGCGGCGGAGGCCGGCGTCGACTGCTTCGTGGCCGGATCCGCGGTCTACTCGGCCGCGGATCCGGCACGGGCGCTGGAGGGGCTGCGCCGCCAGGTCGACGCCGTCCGCGACCGGCGTCGGTGA